Proteins from a genomic interval of Mycolicibacterium grossiae:
- the iniR gene encoding isoniazid response ATPase/transcriptional regulator IniR, whose translation MSAQDVVATLTASPTEPRQVLVSGGIGTGKTLLLSRIRDGLRAAGVPVLGRAPRDGDPAGAAYVVDDAQLLDDADLLRLADVIADGDATVVLAAEPLAQHPALTAAITAAGRQAPIVTLGPLAPAQIAAVAAELTGVTPPVELVRSVAAATAGLPFLVRPALAAGAAPDGEPPGTAIAAATRAVLVDRLRRVDDAVLDVLLVASLGAELGAEDVARALDVEVTHAHRLVDAARATGLLAPSLGPAFGRLLHRSLVHLVGATRHHDVEIGLLRAQVEADALSGELALRMADHGIRDARLGAALVRLAERQAAQPARAARLYRAAAAVGASIRDARLADALAASGDCAAAARLADGLLTSDDAAERAAAVRIGASVALHDGAAGQAADLVAWLGTPADDEGAAAAAIVALAVGDPAAARAAAAAESAGPPTSASRAARALSRGLVASLEADYPAVVSTLVPALAVPASTAAVAPDTPVALVALAALHGGDAARARSVLARAGDGTAFGAHRVALLRGWLRLQDGQLNAAATDLAAMSAAELHRRDALWANAIRTGIARRNGDSGALQQHWHAAMDVLSESTVELFGLLPLGELWIAAARLGQVDRVRPAVDEGFALLARLGDPSLWSVPLHWAGVHAGILANAPDAVAPHGQALSVAAGRSALARALARAGRAWLRVLANHVDVDEVTAAARGLVQFGLGWDATRLASQAALHTPDGRTSAAMLQLARDLKATVAAQDVSVGAGAGAAGSGRPDGSASGAGGAWGAVGRGGAAAGSGSGGSGSGGSGSGGSGSGGSSSGGLGSRGLGSGGSGAGGLGSGGAGSGGLGPGGLGSGGGPNWARLSDREREVAELVLQGMPYRDIGSQLLISAKTVEHHVARIRRRLGAESRSELLSMLRAILNTPA comes from the coding sequence GTGAGCGCGCAGGACGTCGTCGCGACGCTGACGGCGTCCCCCACCGAGCCGCGCCAGGTTCTGGTCTCCGGCGGGATCGGTACGGGAAAGACGCTGCTGCTGAGCAGGATTCGCGACGGCCTGCGCGCGGCCGGCGTGCCGGTCCTCGGGCGGGCTCCGCGCGACGGCGACCCGGCGGGTGCCGCGTACGTCGTCGACGACGCGCAGCTGCTCGACGACGCCGACCTGCTGCGGCTGGCCGACGTGATCGCCGACGGGGACGCGACCGTGGTCCTCGCCGCGGAACCCCTGGCGCAGCATCCCGCGCTGACGGCCGCGATCACCGCCGCGGGGCGGCAGGCACCGATCGTCACACTCGGTCCGCTGGCGCCGGCGCAGATCGCCGCCGTCGCCGCCGAACTCACCGGTGTCACACCGCCGGTCGAGCTGGTGCGGTCGGTGGCCGCCGCGACCGCGGGGTTGCCGTTCCTGGTGCGACCCGCCCTCGCCGCCGGGGCCGCCCCCGATGGCGAGCCTCCGGGCACGGCGATCGCCGCGGCGACGCGCGCCGTCCTGGTGGACCGGTTGCGCAGGGTCGACGACGCGGTGCTCGACGTCCTTCTCGTCGCATCGCTGGGTGCCGAGCTGGGCGCCGAGGACGTGGCCCGGGCGCTGGACGTGGAGGTGACGCACGCGCACCGGCTGGTCGACGCGGCGCGGGCCACCGGTCTGCTGGCGCCGTCGCTCGGGCCCGCATTCGGACGGCTGCTGCACCGCAGCCTGGTGCACCTGGTGGGCGCGACGCGGCACCACGACGTCGAGATCGGCCTGCTGCGAGCGCAGGTGGAGGCCGACGCCCTCTCCGGCGAGCTGGCGCTGCGGATGGCCGACCACGGGATACGCGACGCCCGGCTCGGTGCCGCGCTGGTTCGGCTGGCCGAACGGCAGGCGGCCCAGCCGGCGCGGGCGGCGCGGCTGTACCGCGCCGCGGCGGCGGTGGGCGCGTCGATCCGCGATGCACGCCTCGCCGATGCCCTCGCGGCGAGTGGTGATTGCGCGGCGGCGGCGCGGCTGGCCGACGGTCTGCTGACCTCCGACGACGCCGCCGAGCGGGCGGCGGCGGTGCGGATCGGGGCGAGCGTCGCGCTGCACGACGGTGCCGCGGGGCAGGCGGCCGACCTCGTCGCCTGGCTGGGCACGCCCGCCGACGACGAGGGTGCGGCTGCGGCGGCGATCGTCGCGCTCGCCGTGGGGGATCCCGCGGCCGCGCGGGCGGCGGCGGCCGCGGAGAGTGCGGGGCCGCCCACCTCGGCGTCGCGTGCGGCGCGGGCGCTCAGCCGGGGTCTGGTCGCGAGCCTCGAGGCGGATTACCCGGCCGTGGTGTCCACGCTGGTACCGGCGCTGGCGGTGCCGGCGTCGACGGCCGCGGTGGCGCCGGATACCCCCGTCGCGCTGGTGGCGCTGGCCGCCCTGCACGGCGGCGACGCCGCGCGGGCGCGCAGCGTGCTCGCCCGGGCCGGTGACGGTACGGCCTTCGGGGCGCATCGCGTGGCGCTGCTGCGTGGGTGGTTGCGCCTGCAGGACGGGCAGCTGAACGCCGCGGCAACCGACCTCGCCGCCATGTCGGCGGCCGAGCTGCACCGTCGGGATGCATTGTGGGCGAATGCGATTCGTACCGGCATCGCTCGACGCAATGGCGACAGCGGCGCACTGCAGCAGCACTGGCACGCCGCGATGGACGTGCTGAGCGAATCCACCGTGGAGCTGTTCGGGCTGCTGCCGCTCGGCGAGCTGTGGATTGCTGCCGCCCGGCTCGGCCAGGTCGACCGGGTGCGACCCGCCGTCGACGAGGGCTTCGCTCTGCTGGCCCGGCTGGGCGACCCGTCGCTCTGGTCGGTGCCGTTGCACTGGGCCGGCGTGCACGCCGGGATCCTCGCCAATGCGCCGGACGCCGTCGCGCCGCACGGCCAGGCATTGAGCGTGGCGGCCGGCCGCAGTGCGCTGGCGCGGGCGCTCGCCCGGGCGGGCCGGGCCTGGCTTCGCGTGTTGGCCAACCACGTCGACGTGGACGAGGTGACCGCGGCGGCGCGCGGGCTCGTGCAGTTCGGCCTCGGCTGGGACGCCACCCGCCTCGCGAGCCAGGCGGCACTGCACACCCCCGACGGCCGGACTTCCGCCGCGATGCTGCAGTTGGCCCGCGACCTCAAGGCGACCGTCGCGGCGCAGGACGTGTCGGTGGGCGCTGGCGCGGGGGCCGCGGGGAGTGGCCGTCCGGACGGCAGTGCGTCGGGTGCTGGTGGTGCGTGGGGTGCGGTTGGGCGGGGTGGTGCGGCGGCCGGGTCGGGTTCGGGCGGGTCCGGCTCGGGTGGGTCGGGTTCGGGTGGGTCCGGCTCGGGTGGGTCCAGCTCCGGTGGGCTCGGTTCCCGTGGGCTGGGTTCCGGTGGCTCCGGAGCCGGTGGGCTGGGTTCCGGTGGGGCCGGGTCCGGTGGACTCGGCCCGGGTGGGCTCGGTTCCGGTGGGGGTCCAAACTGGGCGCGACTGTCCGACCGCGAGCGCGAGGTCGCCGAGCTGGTCCTGCAGGGCATGCCGTACCGGGACATCGGCAGCCAGTTGTTGATCTCGGCGAAGACCGTCGAACACCACGTCGCCCGCATTCGTCGCCGGCTCGGTGCGGAGTCGCGGTCGGAGTTGTTGTCGATGCTGCGCGCGATCCTCAACACCCCGGCCTGA
- a CDS encoding Hsp70 family protein, which produces MSALGLSVGTTNLVAAVVGRPPVVRRTALALFDDRAPEVGDDLSAQPRLVLTGFVERVGDPVPMVASDGSSHRGEFVLTEALDALARTVGGGTPVTVTVPSYWGPGPLGALRNALRTKPGLAPGGVPPTLVPDANAALAALGVTPGLPSDGVVVLADFGAGGTSITLADARADLGIIGDTVRYPEFSGDLVDQALLNHVITGVADAGNADPAGTAAVGSLTALREQCRLAKERLSAETAAVIPVSLPGYSSDVRVTRPELERLVDQPLAGVLTAIEESLQRFRIPLAAITAVATVGGGASIPLITQRLSERLRAPVVTTPQPSVVGAAGAAVIAAGGFADADATGLAPVADDATGLAPTMGWVAAAGAAGAAGALAGAGAADAAPPTQAAPSAANTGAADSLAWSQDAPGGDLPYAEDEYAYGTPTDARPEMAFAGAEPADDDERGPLPWYKRPPLLFGAAAAAALLAVGGLAVTLTSTSTDSTPVTENVTVTKTGEDGRVTTTVVPSSEVSRLPSGYTTTTAPPATTTTGAESTSTTTTTSPTTTTTTTTTTTTTTTTTTTTPPTTTTPPTTTQPPTTTTRPPTTTAPPVTTTAAPPPTTQAAPTTQPIPTTAPEPATQPQTLSVSEIPAAPEVPLLPIVP; this is translated from the coding sequence ATGAGCGCACTCGGTTTGTCGGTCGGGACCACCAACCTGGTGGCCGCCGTGGTCGGTCGGCCGCCGGTCGTGCGGCGCACGGCGCTCGCGTTGTTCGACGACCGCGCCCCGGAGGTCGGCGACGATCTCAGCGCGCAGCCGCGACTGGTCCTCACCGGTTTCGTCGAACGGGTCGGGGATCCGGTGCCGATGGTCGCCTCGGACGGGTCCTCGCACCGCGGTGAATTCGTCCTGACCGAGGCGCTCGACGCGCTGGCCCGCACCGTCGGCGGCGGTACGCCCGTGACCGTCACGGTGCCCTCGTACTGGGGTCCCGGCCCGCTCGGTGCACTGCGCAACGCCCTGCGCACCAAGCCGGGGCTCGCGCCCGGCGGTGTGCCGCCCACGCTGGTCCCGGACGCGAATGCCGCGCTCGCGGCGCTGGGCGTGACCCCCGGCCTGCCCTCCGACGGCGTGGTCGTGCTGGCGGACTTCGGCGCCGGCGGCACCAGCATCACGTTGGCCGACGCGCGTGCCGACCTCGGCATCATCGGGGACACCGTGCGGTACCCGGAGTTCTCCGGCGACCTCGTCGACCAGGCCCTGCTCAACCACGTCATCACCGGCGTGGCCGACGCCGGCAACGCCGACCCGGCGGGCACCGCCGCGGTGGGCTCGCTGACCGCGCTGCGCGAGCAGTGCCGGCTGGCCAAGGAGCGGCTGTCCGCGGAGACCGCCGCGGTCATCCCGGTGTCGCTGCCCGGTTACTCGTCCGACGTGCGGGTGACCCGGCCGGAACTCGAGCGGCTCGTCGACCAGCCGCTCGCCGGCGTGCTGACGGCCATCGAGGAGTCGTTGCAGCGCTTCCGAATTCCGCTCGCCGCCATCACCGCGGTCGCCACCGTGGGTGGCGGCGCCTCGATCCCGCTCATCACGCAGCGACTGTCGGAGCGGCTGCGTGCCCCCGTCGTCACCACCCCGCAGCCGTCGGTGGTCGGCGCAGCGGGGGCGGCCGTGATCGCGGCCGGTGGTTTCGCCGACGCCGACGCGACGGGTCTGGCCCCGGTGGCCGACGACGCCACCGGGCTGGCGCCGACCATGGGTTGGGTGGCCGCGGCCGGTGCCGCGGGTGCCGCCGGGGCGCTGGCCGGAGCGGGTGCCGCCGACGCCGCACCGCCCACGCAGGCTGCGCCGAGTGCCGCGAACACCGGCGCGGCCGATTCGCTGGCGTGGTCGCAGGACGCGCCGGGTGGCGACCTGCCCTACGCCGAGGACGAGTACGCCTACGGCACGCCCACCGACGCCCGTCCGGAGATGGCGTTCGCCGGCGCCGAGCCCGCCGACGACGACGAGCGCGGACCGCTGCCCTGGTACAAGCGGCCCCCGCTGCTGTTCGGCGCCGCGGCCGCCGCCGCGCTGCTGGCGGTCGGCGGCCTGGCCGTCACGCTGACCAGCACGTCCACCGATTCGACACCGGTCACCGAGAACGTCACGGTCACCAAGACCGGCGAGGACGGCCGCGTCACCACGACCGTCGTGCCGTCGTCGGAGGTCTCCCGGCTGCCCAGTGGCTACACGACCACCACGGCGCCCCCGGCGACCACCACCACCGGTGCGGAGTCGACGTCGACGACCACCACCACGTCGCCGACCACCACGACCACCACCACGACGACCACGACCACCACCACGACCACCACGACGACGACACCGCCGACGACGACCACGCCGCCGACCACCACGCAGCCACCGACGACCACCACGCGTCCGCCGACCACCACGGCGCCGCCGGTGACGACCACGGCCGCACCGCCGCCCACCACCCAGGCGGCCCCGACGACGCAGCCGATCCCGACCACGGCACCCGAGCCGGCGACGCAACCCCAGACGCTGTCGGTGTCCGAGATTCCCGCTGCCCCCGAAGTTCCGCTGCTGCCCATCGTTCCGTGA
- a CDS encoding Rv0340 family IniB-related protein yields the protein MANSLLDFVMSVVRDPDVAAQYAADPAQAIADAHLTDVTTADVNGLIPVVTESLSAAPTAGLDAFGGGGVDTGNVWSSGAATAAFDAFGIDDHLPVQGLDDHLLPQGGAPVISDAGPTTGPADDGLHTLATVEDPVFDAGPVLADAPAPDTADALAGLDDWDASGVDDSADHVTDHAPQGFDLF from the coding sequence ATGGCCAACTCACTACTCGACTTCGTGATGTCGGTGGTGCGCGATCCCGACGTGGCGGCGCAGTACGCCGCCGATCCCGCGCAGGCCATCGCCGACGCGCACCTGACCGACGTGACGACCGCCGACGTGAACGGTCTCATCCCGGTGGTCACCGAGTCCCTCTCCGCCGCGCCGACCGCCGGACTGGACGCCTTCGGTGGCGGCGGCGTCGACACGGGCAACGTGTGGTCCAGCGGTGCGGCGACGGCGGCGTTCGACGCCTTCGGCATCGACGACCACCTGCCCGTGCAGGGTCTCGACGACCACCTGCTCCCGCAGGGCGGCGCGCCGGTCATCTCGGACGCCGGTCCGACGACGGGGCCCGCCGACGACGGACTGCACACCCTGGCCACGGTGGAGGACCCGGTGTTCGACGCCGGCCCGGTGCTCGCCGACGCGCCGGCGCCGGACACCGCCGACGCGCTCGCGGGCCTCGACGACTGGGATGCGTCCGGTGTCGACGACTCCGCCGATCACGTGACCGACCACGCCCCCCAGGGGTTCGACCTGTTCTGA
- a CDS encoding IniB N-terminal domain-containing protein, whose product MISLIDYILDLFRSPDVAAAFIADPDGAMRDAGLPNVSAAQLASVAATAAPAGYALGGGDPIVGLQRAVADHHSIASPFSPQTTFAPQTDFASNNDTALASGNSFASPDQAAGANAQNGAFNLGFGDITFGDKSTNTATNGGVVVDGDNDGDIVSGDGAVLGNGNQVNNGDVIAGTGSNVNVGSGDIEDHGTTATGGSTVIQGNDGPVLNDVDASGGHGGSAGASGGGGLLGIGTGGNEASGGAGGGGGIVIVDNSTASSTVGGNQTTAGGDLGSDNVNDSSVNTHVATETSVENHTDASVDDHSFTSAVGSGNSTDFASHNDVASHNDTDVASHNATDFDTF is encoded by the coding sequence GTGATCAGCCTCATCGACTACATCCTCGACCTCTTCCGCAGCCCCGACGTCGCCGCGGCGTTCATCGCCGACCCCGACGGCGCCATGCGCGACGCCGGCCTGCCGAACGTCAGCGCCGCGCAGCTCGCGTCGGTCGCGGCCACCGCCGCGCCGGCCGGCTACGCCCTCGGCGGCGGCGACCCGATCGTCGGCCTGCAGCGCGCCGTGGCCGACCACCACAGCATCGCGTCGCCGTTCTCGCCGCAGACGACGTTCGCCCCGCAGACCGACTTCGCCAGCAACAACGACACCGCACTGGCGAGCGGCAACTCCTTCGCCAGCCCCGACCAGGCCGCCGGTGCCAACGCCCAGAACGGCGCGTTCAACCTCGGCTTCGGCGACATCACCTTCGGTGACAAGTCGACCAACACGGCCACCAACGGCGGCGTCGTGGTCGACGGTGACAACGACGGCGACATCGTCTCCGGTGACGGCGCGGTGCTCGGCAACGGCAACCAGGTCAACAACGGCGACGTCATCGCCGGGACCGGGTCCAACGTGAACGTGGGCAGCGGCGACATCGAGGACCACGGCACCACCGCCACCGGCGGCAGCACCGTGATCCAGGGCAACGACGGCCCCGTGCTCAACGACGTTGACGCCAGCGGCGGCCACGGCGGCAGCGCCGGCGCCAGCGGCGGTGGCGGTCTGCTGGGCATCGGCACCGGCGGCAACGAGGCCAGCGGCGGTGCGGGTGGCGGCGGCGGCATCGTGATCGTCGACAACAGCACCGCGTCCAGCACGGTCGGTGGCAACCAGACCACCGCCGGCGGCGACCTGGGCAGCGACAACGTCAACGACAGCTCGGTCAACACCCACGTGGCGACCGAGACGAGCGTCGAGAACCACACCGACGCCTCGGTCGACGACCACAGCTTCACCAGCGCCGTGGGCTCGGGCAACTCGACCGACTTCGCGTCGCACAACGACGTGGCGTCGCACAACGACACCGACGTCGCGTCGCACAACGCGACCGACTTCGACACCTTCTGA